Proteins found in one Candidatus Cybelea sp. genomic segment:
- a CDS encoding PLP-dependent aminotransferase family protein gives MSTISRAAKFAERTSHLRASTIREMLKVTQQPDVISFGGGLPAPELFPIEEITEAVRLVMERYGPAALQYSVTEGIPEMRCWVAARLARRIERDVDPDCVTIVNGSQQGLDLIGKVFLDPGDHVVLEDPTYLGAIQAFDAYQARYLTVDTDEDGLIPDALERVLERADPFPKLLYLVPNFQNPTGRTLAARRREIVVRICERYDLPIVEDDPYCELRFEGTDLPSLISYETTAPIIYSGTGSKIMAPGMRIAWLVTRDEEIREKVVLAKQGADLHSGTFAQYVFHQYVSSGDAFESHVRRIAETYARRRGVMAEALAEFMPEGARFTRPAGGMFLWVTVPDVDTTALLKISAESKVVFVPGVSFYPGRDVHDGMRLNFSNASEKNIRIGVERLAHAITVYKS, from the coding sequence ATGTCTACCATCTCGCGAGCCGCGAAGTTCGCGGAGCGGACGTCCCATCTTCGCGCTTCGACGATCCGCGAGATGTTGAAGGTCACGCAGCAGCCGGACGTCATTTCGTTCGGCGGCGGACTTCCCGCGCCCGAACTTTTTCCGATCGAGGAAATTACCGAGGCGGTGCGCCTCGTGATGGAGCGCTACGGGCCTGCCGCGTTGCAGTATAGCGTCACGGAGGGCATTCCCGAGATGCGCTGCTGGGTCGCTGCACGATTGGCGCGGCGCATCGAGCGAGACGTCGACCCCGATTGCGTGACGATCGTCAACGGTTCGCAGCAGGGTCTCGATCTGATCGGCAAAGTCTTCCTCGATCCGGGCGATCACGTCGTGCTCGAGGATCCCACGTACCTCGGTGCAATTCAGGCCTTCGATGCCTATCAAGCGCGTTATCTCACCGTCGACACCGATGAAGACGGCCTGATCCCCGACGCGCTTGAGCGCGTGCTCGAACGCGCCGATCCGTTTCCGAAGCTGCTCTACCTCGTACCGAACTTTCAAAACCCGACCGGCCGGACGCTCGCGGCGCGCCGGCGCGAGATCGTCGTGCGCATCTGCGAACGCTACGACCTGCCAATCGTCGAAGACGATCCATACTGCGAGCTGCGCTTCGAGGGCACGGATCTCCCCTCGCTGATCTCCTACGAGACGACGGCTCCGATCATCTACTCCGGAACCGGTTCGAAGATCATGGCACCCGGCATGCGCATCGCCTGGCTCGTAACGCGCGACGAGGAAATTCGTGAGAAGGTCGTGCTCGCCAAACAAGGCGCCGACCTGCACAGCGGGACCTTCGCGCAGTACGTCTTCCATCAATACGTCAGCAGCGGCGACGCCTTCGAGTCGCACGTCCGGCGGATCGCGGAAACCTACGCGCGGCGCCGCGGCGTCATGGCTGAGGCCCTCGCCGAGTTTATGCCGGAGGGCGCCCGTTTCACGCGCCCGGCGGGGGGAATGTTCCTTTGGGTGACGGTCCCCGACGTCGATACGACGGCGCTTTTAAAGATCTCCGCCGAGTCGAAAGTCGTCTTCGTTCCGGGCGTGAGTTTCTATCCCGGGCGCGACGTCCACGACGGAATGCGTTTGAACTTCTCAAATGCCTCCGAGAAGAATATCCGTATCGGCGTCGAACGGCTCGCCCACGCAATCACCGTCTACAAAAGCTAA